The DNA sequence AGCGCCAAGACGTCGAAAACGCCTACGAGAAGTCCAAGTACATCAACCTCTCGCGATCGCTGTCAGGACTGAGCGACACCGAACGGGCGCTGCTCGAGGTGATCGCCACCCACGACGGCGAACAGGCCGGCGACGTCTACGAAGCCTTCCACGAGCGAACCGAGCTGGGCTATACGCGCTACTCCGAGATCGTCAACAAACTCGACCAGCTCGGGCTGATCGACGCCGACTACACCGACGTCGACGGGCGGGGTCGCTCTCGGTCGCTGTCGCTGTCCTACGAGAAAGCAGCGGTGTTAGAGCGCCTCGAGTGACGTCGCCACGCCAAGCCGTCCTCGTCTCTCTTGGTGGCTCGCGTTCGATCGGCCCATGATACGTGTCCGCCGATACTCTTTCAGTCCTGATAGATTGATTCGCGATACTCCTCGACCGCTTCGATCGCCGAGTCGACCTTCGTCTCGGTGTCACCGTCAGCCTGCTTGCGGACCTGCCGGAGTGTGTTGAGTCGCTCGTCGAGGAGCGCGTGATCTGGTGTGGTATCCCCCAGTACGTAGTCAGCGAACGCGTCCGTCGTTTCGCGGATCTTTTCGCGAACATCATCGCTGTCTGCTGATGTCGCCGCTTCCTCGAGGTCGTCGCGGGCTTGCTGGAGGTGCTCTGTCATGGTCGGGTTCACCGCGGGCGGCTCTATAACGGTTGGGCGGGCAGTGGCCACGTGCCGGTGTATCCGGCTCGAAGCTGCGGTGTTCGCGATCCCTACTCGTATTGGCAGCCCCTACGCGTTGGTGTATGGGTGGCATTCAGGTAGCAGGATCGACATACACGAGCGGCGACACGAGAAACGTCGAAACTACTTATGTTACTGACTGGGCGATTTTTTCCGTCAGCGCCCTCGCCGTTACTCGCATCATGCCAGTATCACGACGCACGGCCCTGAAAACGATGGGCGTCGCAGGTGGGTTGACTGCAGCGAGTGGCACCGTTTTGGCCGGCGGCGAATACGAACACGACAAGCGCTCGAGTGATGCGGACTCGGTCGAGACGTCGAAAGACATGGCAGGTGCGGCTGTCCGGGTCGCACACTTCTCTCCGGACGCGCCGAACGTCGATGTCTACGTCGACGGCGAGCAGGTACTCGCAGACGTCGCCTACGGTGACGTCTCGCCGTACCTAGAGCTCAAACCGGGCACCTACACGGTAACGATCACGGCTGCCGGCGATCCGAACACGGTCGCCTTCGAGGGCGACGTGACCTTCGGCGCCGCGTACTACACCGTCGCCGCGATCGGCGAACTCGAGGCCGAGACATTCGAGCCGGCGGTGCTCGTGGACGCAGGCTCAGCGCTCGCCCGACTCGTTCACGCCACACCCGACGCGCCGGCGGTCGACGTCTACGCCGACGACGAACTGGTCTTCGAAAACGTCGCGTTCACCGACGCGACCGACTACGTCCCGGTTCCCGCCGGATCGTACACCCTCTCGGTCCGACCGACCGGCGATCCGGAGACGACCGTCGCCTCGTTCGACGTCACGCTCGAGCGGGGGATGGCCTACACCGGCTACGCGATCGGCTACCTCGAGCCGCCACAGGGCGTAATGGATCGCGAGTTCACCGTCGAGGTGACGGTCGACGGGCCGACGACCGACGACGACAAGTAGACGACCGACAGGTCGACCGATGTGGTGAGACTGCCGGGCAGGGGCGATTCGTTGTTCCCCTTCCGGCTGCCGGTGTATGCGAGCGGGTCAAGTGTCTGGAGGCCCTGATCCCGACAATGAGCGACGCGCAAGGCCCGCTGCAGCCGGACCGTCCTGACGTCGACCGACCGTTCGCAGTCGACGCCCCCTTCGAGCCTGCGGGCGACCAGCCCGAGGCGATCGAGGAGCTGGCTGAGGGTTTTCAGTCTGGGATGGACAAACAGACCCTGCTTGGGGTGACCGGCTCCGGGAAGACCAACACCGTCTCGTGGGTAATCGAGGAGATCCAGAAACCGACGCTGGTCATCGCCCACAACAAGACGCTAGCGGCCCAACTCTACGAGGAGTTCCGCAATCTGTTCCCCGAGAACGCCGTCGAGTACTTTGTCTCCTACTACGACTACTACCAGCCCGAGGCCTACGTCGAGCAGACAGACACCTACATCGACAAGGACGCCTCGATCAACGACGAGATCGACCGTCTCCGACACTCCGCGACCCGGTCGCTGCTCACTCGCGAGGACGTCATCGTCGTCGCCTCCGTGTCGGCGATCTACGGCCTCGGTGATCCGCGCAACTACGTCGACATGTCCCTGCGCCTCGAGGTCGGCGAACAGACCGGTCGCGACGAGCTGTTGGCCCAACTGGTCGACCTCAATTACGAACGCAACGACGTCGACTTCACACAGGGGACCTTTCGCGTGCGGGGCGACACCATCGAGATCTACCCGATGTACGGCCGCTATGCCGTCCGCGTCGAACTCTGGGGCGACGAGATCGATCGTATGGTCAAGGTCGACCCACTCGAAGGCGAGACCAAAGGCGACCAGCAAGCCGTCCTGATCCACCCCGCAGAGCACTACTCGATTCCGGAGACGAAACTCGAGCGTGCGATGGACGAGATCCGCGACGACCTGGATTCGCGTATCTCGTATTTCGAGCGCCAGGGCGATATGATCGCCGCCCAGCGCATCGAGGAGCGGACGAC is a window from the Natrinema sp. HArc-T2 genome containing:
- a CDS encoding DUF4397 domain-containing protein, which codes for MGVAGGLTAASGTVLAGGEYEHDKRSSDADSVETSKDMAGAAVRVAHFSPDAPNVDVYVDGEQVLADVAYGDVSPYLELKPGTYTVTITAAGDPNTVAFEGDVTFGAAYYTVAAIGELEAETFEPAVLVDAGSALARLVHATPDAPAVDVYADDELVFENVAFTDATDYVPVPAGSYTLSVRPTGDPETTVASFDVTLERGMAYTGYAIGYLEPPQGVMDREFTVEVTVDGPTTDDDK